A genomic window from Glycine max cultivar Williams 82 chromosome 17, Glycine_max_v4.0, whole genome shotgun sequence includes:
- the LOC100785212 gene encoding serine/threonine/tyrosine-protein kinase HT1 isoform X1, producing MKNLYWFKEISNNVRSGRRLSLGEYKRAVSWSKYLISSGAAIKGEGEEEWSADLSQLFIGSKFASGRHSRIYRGIYKHMDVAIKLVSQPEEDEELAVLLEKQFTSEVALLFRLRHPNIITFVAACKKPPVFCIITEYLSGGSLRKYLVQEGPHSVPLRVVLKLALDIARGMQYLHSQGILHRDLKSENLLLGEDLCVKVADFGISCLESQTGSAKGFTGTYRWMAPEMIKEKRHTKKVDVYSFAIVLWELLTGLTPFDNMTPEQAAYAVTHKNERPPLPCDCPKAFSHLINRCWSSNPDKRPHFDEIVAILESYTEALEQDPEFFSTYKPCPNNIILRCLSKCNNIFASCKA from the exons ATGAAGAACTTGTACTGGTTCAAAGAGATTTCTAACAACGTGAGATCAGGGAGAAGGCTTTCACTAGGGGAATACAAGAGAGCAGTATCATGGTCAAAGTATTTGATCTCTTCTGGGGCAGCCATAaagggagaaggagaagaagaatggagTGCTGATCTGTCTCAGTTGTTCATAGGGTCAAAATTTGCCTCTGGAAGGCATAGCAGGATCTACAGAGGCATCTACAAGCACATGGATGTTGCAATTAAGCTGGTGAGTCAACCTGAGGAGGATGAGGAATTGGCTGTTTTGCTTGAGAAGCAATTCACTTCTGAGGTTGCTTTGCTCTTTCGATTGCGCCATCCAAATATCATCACT TTTGTTGCAGCTTGCAAGAAACCTCCTGTCTTCTGTATAATTACTGAATATTTATCTGGGGGTTCCTTAAGAAAATACTTGGTTCAGGAAGGACCACATTCAGTTCCTCTCAGAGTTGTTCTGAAATTAGCCTTAGACATAGCACGGGGAATGCAATATCTTCATTCTCAGGGTATACTTCACAGAGATCTCAAATCAGAAAACCTGCTGTTGGGGGAAGATTTGTGTGTAAAAGTAGCAGATTTTGGGATCTCATGCTTGGAATCCCAGACAGGCAGTGCAAAAGGATTCACTGGAACATACCGTTGGATGGCTCCTGAAATGATCAAAGAAAAGCGTCACACCAAGAAAGTAGATGTCTATAGTTTCGCCATAGTTCTGTGGGAACTATTAACAGGATTGACGCCATTTGACAACATGACACCAGAGCAAGCAGCATATGCTGTGACTCACAAG AATGAAAGGCCCCCGTTGCCATGTGACTGTCCAAAGGCTTTTAGTCACCTCATCAACAGATGTTGGTCAAGCAATCCAGATAAAAGACCACATTTTGATGAGATAGTCGCAATTTTGGAGAGCTACACTGAAGCACTTGAGCAGGATCCAGAATTTTTCTCTACTTACAAACCATGTCCTAATAATATAATTCTTAGATGCTTGTCAAaatgtaataatatatttgcTTCTTGCAAAGCTTAA
- the LOC100785212 gene encoding serine/threonine/tyrosine-protein kinase HT1 isoform X2 produces MKNLYWFKEISNNVRSGRRLSLGEYKRAVSWSKYLISSGAAIKGEGEEEWSADLSQLFIGSKFASGRHSRIYRGIYKHMDVAIKLVSQPEEDEELAVLLEKQFTSEVALLFRLRHPNIITFVAACKKPPVFCIITEYLSGGSLRKYLVQEGPHSVPLRVVLKLALDIARGMQYLHSQGILHRDLKSENLLLGEDLCVKVADFGISCLESQTGSAKGFTGTYRWMAPEMIKEKRHTKKVDVYSFAIVLWELLTGLTPFDNMTPEQAAYAVTHKSMWLCLSYSLTHERKTPHQQYYITLR; encoded by the exons ATGAAGAACTTGTACTGGTTCAAAGAGATTTCTAACAACGTGAGATCAGGGAGAAGGCTTTCACTAGGGGAATACAAGAGAGCAGTATCATGGTCAAAGTATTTGATCTCTTCTGGGGCAGCCATAaagggagaaggagaagaagaatggagTGCTGATCTGTCTCAGTTGTTCATAGGGTCAAAATTTGCCTCTGGAAGGCATAGCAGGATCTACAGAGGCATCTACAAGCACATGGATGTTGCAATTAAGCTGGTGAGTCAACCTGAGGAGGATGAGGAATTGGCTGTTTTGCTTGAGAAGCAATTCACTTCTGAGGTTGCTTTGCTCTTTCGATTGCGCCATCCAAATATCATCACT TTTGTTGCAGCTTGCAAGAAACCTCCTGTCTTCTGTATAATTACTGAATATTTATCTGGGGGTTCCTTAAGAAAATACTTGGTTCAGGAAGGACCACATTCAGTTCCTCTCAGAGTTGTTCTGAAATTAGCCTTAGACATAGCACGGGGAATGCAATATCTTCATTCTCAGGGTATACTTCACAGAGATCTCAAATCAGAAAACCTGCTGTTGGGGGAAGATTTGTGTGTAAAAGTAGCAGATTTTGGGATCTCATGCTTGGAATCCCAGACAGGCAGTGCAAAAGGATTCACTGGAACATACCGTTGGATGGCTCCTGAAATGATCAAAGAAAAGCGTCACACCAAGAAAGTAGATGTCTATAGTTTCGCCATAGTTCTGTGGGAACTATTAACAGGATTGACGCCATTTGACAACATGACACCAGAGCAAGCAGCATATGCTGTGACTCACAAG AGCATGTGGCTGTGTTTATCATATAGTCTTACTCATGAGAGAAAGACACCTCATCAACAATATTATATTACCCTAAGGTAG
- the LOC100785751 gene encoding CASP-like protein 4A3, with product MPSMKTSSSKTSESSTQFDSPHSPLRSFPLFDNADPFHSPQNDNSRAIVIVETTSTQFAQAAPPAPESEHRNPPPEAVVTRPVWPETKSSATVGRTRPRPVAPPSSVVPKREMMAKKVALGFRLSEVVLCLISFSVMAADKTRGWSGDSFDRYKEYRYCLSVNVIAFVYAAFQACDLAYQVVTGRRIINHHLRYHFDFFMDQVLAYLLVSAASSAATRVDDWQSNWGKDDFTEMASASIALTFLAFVAFAISSLISGYNLCTLFS from the exons ATGCCCTCCATGAAGACCTCATCGTCCAAAACCTCCGAGTCCTCGACTCAGTTCGACTCGCCCCACTCGCCTCTCCGATCCTTCCCGCTCTTCGACAACGCCGACCCCTTCCACTCGCCGCAAAATGACAACTCCCGCGCCATCGTCATCGTCGAGACAACTTCGACTCAATTCGCCCAGGCCGCGCCCCCCGCGCCGGAGTCCGAGCACCGGAACCCGCCTCCGGAGGCCGTGGTCACCCGCCCCGTTTGGCCGGAGACGAAGTCGTCGGCCACCGTTGGTCGGACGCGACCGAGGCCGGTGGCGCCGCCCAGTTCGGTGGTGCCGAAGAGAGAAATGATGGCGAAAAAAGTTGCATTAGGGTTTCGGTTAAGCGAAGTAGTGCTGTGTCTGATTTCGTTTTCGGTTATGGCCGCGGACAAAACTCGTGGTTGGAGCGGTGATTCTTTTGATCGCTACAAGGAATACAG GTATTGTTTGTCTGTGAATGTAATCGCATTTGTATACGCTGCGTTTCAAGCGTGTGATCTGGCGTATCAGGTAGTAACGGGAAGACGCATAATCAATCACCACCTGCGTTACCACTTTGATTTCTTCATGGATCAG GTTTTGGCGTATCTTTTGGTATCGGCTGCATCATCTGCTGCTACACGCGTTGATGACTGGCAATCGAATTGGGGAAAAGATGATTTCACAGAGATGGCGAGTGCTTCAATTGCGTTGACCTTTCTTGCTTTTGTTGCCTTTGCTATTAGCTCGTTAATCTCTGGCTACAACCTCTGCACTCTGTTCTCATAG
- the LOC100785373 gene encoding E3 ubiquitin-protein ligase SIS3 isoform X1, which translates to MAIRGVDFKWYDGFFLFMLATSVVIVAINWKRYHSCTYPLHIWIVVDYTTVFVFRVLMFVDNGLSAGMGLDFGWQQRYARFCGRVVVLSILVLLLYPFLWAWTVIGTLWFSSAKNCLPEVGKKWGFLIWLLFSYCGLFCIACMSLGKWLTRRQAHLLRAQQGIPVSEYGVLVDMIRVPDWAFEAAGQETRGMGQDAAAYHPGLYLTPAQREAVEALILELPKFRLKAVPTDCSECPICLEEFYVGNEVRGLPCAHNFHVECIDEWLRLNVKCPRCRCSVFPNLDLSALSSLRAEPEQFSASVVTTARYVRGQPSSLSYRLRLQGLLCPVRAEIAGPVGDIDNALKNAQNGVVSIVTQNASSSGDQASSVECMPVTVCHSSAQS; encoded by the exons ATGGCCATCAGAGGCGTCGATTTCAAGTG GTACGATGGCTTTTTCTTGTTCATGCTCGCCACCAGTGT AGTTATTGTGGCAATCAATTGGAAGCGGTATCATTCTTGCACGTATCCGCTGCATATATGGATTGTG GTCGACTACACCACTGTGTTTGTTTTCCGGGTATTGATGTTTGTTGATAACGGGCTTTCTGCAGGAATGGGTTT AGATTTTGGGTGGCAGCAGAGATATGCTCGTTTCTGTGGAAGAGTAGTTGTCCTTTCAATCCTTGTGTTGCTTCTCTATCCATTTCTTTGGGCTTGGACTGTAATTGGTACCCTGTGGTTCAGCAGTGCCAAGAACTGT TTGCCTGAAGTGGGTAAAAAATGGGGCTTTCTCATCTGGTTACTTTTTAGCTACTGTGGACTCTTTTGCATTGCTTGCATGTCTCTGGGGAAG TGGTTGACTCGAAGACAAGCACATTTATTGCGTGCCCAACAGGGTATCCCTGTATCTGAATACGGG gtTCTGGTTGACATGATCCGAGTGCCTGATTGGGCATTTGAAGCCGCAGGCCAAGAAACAAGGGGCATGGGCCAAGATGCTGCTGCATATCATCCAGGACTTTACCTAACTCCAGCTCAG AGAGAAGCAGTTGAAGCTTTAATTCTGGAACTACCAAAGTTCAGGTTAAAGGCTGTTCCTACTGATTGCAGTGAATGCCCCATCTGCTTAGAAGAGTTCTATGTAGGGAATGAG GTCCGTGGCCTGCCCTGTGCTCACAATTTTCATGTTGAATGCATTGATGAGTGGCTTAGGCTCAATGTGAAATGTCCTCGGTGCCGTTGCTCAGTTTTCCCAAACCTTGATCTTAGTGCACTGTCCAGTCTCCGTGCTGAGCCTGAACAATTTTCTGCCAGTGTTGTGACAACAGCCAGATATGTGAGAGGCCAACCATCTAGTCTAAGTTACCGGCTAAGATTGCAGGGTCTTCTGTGTCCAGTCCGTGCTGAAATTGCAGGACCAGTTGGTGACATAGATAATGCGTTGAAAAATGCTCAGAATGGCGTTGTATCAATTGTGACTCAAAATGCATCATCATCTGGAGACCAAGCCTCTTCTGTCGAATGCATGCCTGTTACTGTCTGTCATTCCTCTGCACAAAGTTAG
- the LOC100785373 gene encoding E3 ubiquitin-protein ligase SIS3 isoform X2, with product MPPPPLYASRDFGWQQRYARFCGRVVVLSILVLLLYPFLWAWTVIGTLWFSSAKNCLPEVGKKWGFLIWLLFSYCGLFCIACMSLGKWLTRRQAHLLRAQQGIPVSEYGVLVDMIRVPDWAFEAAGQETRGMGQDAAAYHPGLYLTPAQREAVEALILELPKFRLKAVPTDCSECPICLEEFYVGNEVRGLPCAHNFHVECIDEWLRLNVKCPRCRCSVFPNLDLSALSSLRAEPEQFSASVVTTARYVRGQPSSLSYRLRLQGLLCPVRAEIAGPVGDIDNALKNAQNGVVSIVTQNASSSGDQASSVECMPVTVCHSSAQS from the exons ATGCCCCCTCCCCCTTTGTATGCTTCTAGAGATTTTGGGTGGCAGCAGAGATATGCTCGTTTCTGTGGAAGAGTAGTTGTCCTTTCAATCCTTGTGTTGCTTCTCTATCCATTTCTTTGGGCTTGGACTGTAATTGGTACCCTGTGGTTCAGCAGTGCCAAGAACTGT TTGCCTGAAGTGGGTAAAAAATGGGGCTTTCTCATCTGGTTACTTTTTAGCTACTGTGGACTCTTTTGCATTGCTTGCATGTCTCTGGGGAAG TGGTTGACTCGAAGACAAGCACATTTATTGCGTGCCCAACAGGGTATCCCTGTATCTGAATACGGG gtTCTGGTTGACATGATCCGAGTGCCTGATTGGGCATTTGAAGCCGCAGGCCAAGAAACAAGGGGCATGGGCCAAGATGCTGCTGCATATCATCCAGGACTTTACCTAACTCCAGCTCAG AGAGAAGCAGTTGAAGCTTTAATTCTGGAACTACCAAAGTTCAGGTTAAAGGCTGTTCCTACTGATTGCAGTGAATGCCCCATCTGCTTAGAAGAGTTCTATGTAGGGAATGAG GTCCGTGGCCTGCCCTGTGCTCACAATTTTCATGTTGAATGCATTGATGAGTGGCTTAGGCTCAATGTGAAATGTCCTCGGTGCCGTTGCTCAGTTTTCCCAAACCTTGATCTTAGTGCACTGTCCAGTCTCCGTGCTGAGCCTGAACAATTTTCTGCCAGTGTTGTGACAACAGCCAGATATGTGAGAGGCCAACCATCTAGTCTAAGTTACCGGCTAAGATTGCAGGGTCTTCTGTGTCCAGTCCGTGCTGAAATTGCAGGACCAGTTGGTGACATAGATAATGCGTTGAAAAATGCTCAGAATGGCGTTGTATCAATTGTGACTCAAAATGCATCATCATCTGGAGACCAAGCCTCTTCTGTCGAATGCATGCCTGTTACTGTCTGTCATTCCTCTGCACAAAGTTAG